DNA sequence from the Halobacterium sp. DL1 genome:
GCAGTGCCGGCGGCCACAAGCCGCAACAGGAGGTCTTCCTCGCCAAGGATGATTCCGCCGAGGACGACGGCGACGACCGCCTGCATGCTGATGATGGGGGATGCCAGGCTCGCGGGTATCGTGGAGAACGCGAGTGCGGTCACCCACTCGCCGAGCCCGACAAACGCGCCGGCGACGGCGAACTTCCCGAGGTCGCCCCAGACGCGCGGCGTCCTGCCCCGCCACGCAACGGGGCCGAGAACGATCGGGACGCCGGCGAGCTTGATGAGCGTCCAGACGGCGGGCTGGACGCCTCCCTCCTGGAGCAGGACGCGCTGGCTCACGGCGACGACACCGAGCAACATCGCGCTCAGTAACGCGAGACGTGCGGGACGGGAGGTCACGGCAGTCTGGAACGGTGTGTGGATGCCGCCGCCCTGGTAGTTCGCGACGTAGACCGCCACCGTGGCGATGAGGACACCGGCGACCTGGACGGGTCCGAGATGCTGGTCGAGCACGACAACTTCGAGCGGAAGGACGAACGCTGGAGAGAGCTTGCTAAGCGGTGCGACGTACGAGACGTCCCCGACGGCCAGCGCGTGGTACAGCAACAGCAATCCGCTGGCGAACACGACAACAACGCCGGCGGCGGCAAGCCAGTCGTCCGCGGGCAGCGCCACCACTTCCCCGACGACAGTCCGGCCGGGGTCGAGACTCACCGCGGTTAGAAACCACCCCACTGAGAAAATGTTCGTCACGACGATGACGAGTGCGGGCGGGTAGTCACTGAAGTGCCGCTTCAGATAGAACAGGAAGACGCCCCAGAGGACCGCCACGCTGGCGGCGTAGGCGAGTCCCTGGGCGTGAGGAACGAACGTCATCAGTGACTGGATGGGGTGCGTGTCCTTACCAGTTCTGCTGGGAATGCGTCTCGGGGGTGCGAGGCAGACACGGCTTCGAGAGTAAACAATATACGAGCGCGCTCGAATTATGTTAGCGCATGTCGAGCCAGCACCGCAATTTCATCGACGGGGATTGGGTAGAATCCAACTCCGGCGAGACGTTCGAGAACAGGAACCCGGCGGACACCAAGGAAGTCATCGGCGAATACCAGCAGTCGACAGCCGAGGACGCGGAGGCGGCCATCGAAGCCGCGAACGAAGCCGCAGACGAGTGGGCGGCGATGCCCGGGCCGGAGCGCGGCCGCATCCTCCGGAAGGCGGGCGAGATCCTCGCAGACCGAAAGGAGGAACTCACGCAGACGCTCTCCCACGAGGTCGGGAAAACCACGTCGGAGGCGGGAGGTGAGGTCCAGCGCTCGATCGACATCTACGCGTACTATGCAGCCAAGGCGAGTGACTTCGGGGGGACCGTCAAGGAGTCCTCGAGCCCGACTACCCACCTCTACTCCCAGAGCGAGCCGGTGGGCGTCGCCGGCCTCATCACGCCGTGGAACTTCCCGATCGCCATCGCGTCGTGGAAGATGGCGCCGGCGCTCGCGGCGGGGAACACCGTCGTCCTCAAACCCGCGTCGCTCGCACCGGGAATCATCCGCGAGCTCGTGGAGGCACTGGAGGACGCGGGAATCCCTGACGGAGTCGTGAACTTCGTCACCGGGCCCGGGAGGAGTGTCGGGGCCACCGTCTCCTCCAGTCCGGACGTGGACGCGGTCTCGTTCACGGGTAGCCACTCGGTCGGTGAGAAGGTCCGCAAGCAGGCGGTCGACGACGGGAAGCGTGTGCAACTGGAGATGGGCGGGAAGAATCCGACCGTCGTGATGCCTAGCGCCGACGTGGACGAAGCCGTGGACATCGTCGCGGGCGGCTGCTTCGGCGTCACCGGCGAGGCGTGTACGGCGACCTCCAAGGCGATCGTCCACGAGGACGTCTACGAGGAGTTCGTCGAGAAGATGGTCGACCACGTCGAGAGCATCGAGGTCGGTCCGGGGCTCGAGGACTACGACATGGGTCCGCACATCAGCGAGTCGGAGCTCGACTCGACCCTCGACTACGTCGAGATCGGCCAACAAGAGGGCGCGACGCTCGAGACCGGCGGGAACCGCGTCACAGGCGACGGTTACGACGACGGGTACTTCGTCGAACCGGCCGTCTTCTCCGACGTCACGAACGATATGCGCATCGCGCAGGAGGAGATCTTCGGGCCGGTGCTCGCCATCATCCCGGTGTCGGGCTTCGAGGACGCGCTGAAGCAGGCCAACGACGTCCGGTACGGACTCGCGGCGGGGCTCGTCACCCAGGACCTCACGGAGGCCCACGAGTTCGCGAACCGCGCCGAAGCCGGCATCGTGAAGATCAACGAGAAGACGACCGGGCTGGAACTCCACGTCCCGTTCGGGGGGTTCAAGGACTCCTCGAGCGAGACCTACCGGGAGCAGGGCGACGCGGGCCTGGACTTCTACTCGATCAGCCGCACGGTCTACATGAACTACTGACGGACTTGCAGTCCGCGGAGCGTTGCACCCAGCCACCGTCGGTGGCCCGGTCGAGCGGCGAACGGGATGCGGTCGGCCCGACCTGACTCGACCGCTCGCCGTGGAACGCATTTTCCCGACCCTCGTCAGGCGAGCGTGACGACGACTGCCCCGAGGACCACGACGACTGCCCCGGCCACCAGGCCGAGCGTGACCCGCTCGAGCTTGTCGAGGAACGCGTAGGAGAGCGCCATCACGATCAGGGGGCTGAGCTGGAGGATGGGGACGACCAGGGAGACCGGCGCGAGCGACAGCGCGGCGTAGTACGACAGCAGGAACACGGAGTTCGAGAGGCCGGCGAGCAGGTACCACCGGCGGTTCGGGCTACGGACAAGGTCGCCGGGGGCCGGGAGCGCGTTGCGCCACCGGAGGTACGCCCACATCCCGGCCGCCGCTACCACTGTCTTCACTGCGAGTCCGGACATGACGGAAGTCCCGTCGCCGAAGCCGACCTTCACTATCACCGGTTCGAGCGCGAACACGAGCGCCGTTGCGAACGGCAGCGTGAGCGCCCGGGCCGGGGCGTCGGCGAGCGTGGCGTCGCCGTCGACGGTCTGTTTCGACAGCCACGCCACACCCGCGACGATGAGCACGACGCCTGCGAACTGGCCGTTCGTGACCGGGTCGCCGAGCAGGAGGACGGCGAGCACCACCGCGAACAGGGGGTTGGAAGCCTTGATGGGTTCCGTGATGCTCGCGCCCAGGCGGTCGATGCTCGTGTAGTAGAGCGCCCGCCCCAGCAGCGTCCCGAGCAGGCCCGCGGCGACGAAGGAGAGGAGCGCGTTCGTGGACATGCGGTACGCCGGGAACTCCAGGACGGCGGCGAGGGGAACGAAGATAGCCACGTTCACGAGCAACACGACTGTCAACGCGTCTGTCGTCGACCCCTCGTGGGTGCCGACGCGGACAGCCATCACCTGCCCCGCGATGCCGATCGCCCCGAGCACCGCGAGCGCTACCCCCACAATCTCGTTCACCGAGCGTTACCCCTCGAGGTGAACGTCCCGGTAGCTCTGGACGTACTTGCTGGGGAGTAAGTCGATAGCCGCCGACTTGGTCAACTCGCCGTCGTCGCCGGGGTAGATGACCGTCATCTGCGGGTTGACGTCCGAGATTAGCTCCCGGCAGACGCCACACGGGGAGACGACCTTGATCTCGTCCTCGTCCTCCGCCGGACCTGGGTGGCGGACCGAGACGATGGTGTCGATGTCCTCCCCCTTGACGCCGTTCGCGACGGCCGTCCCGAGGGTGACTGGCTCCGCGCAGACGGACGCGCGGCCGACGTTCGCTTCCACGTGGACGCCCGTGTGGACGTCGCCGCTTGTCGTTCGGAGTGCCGACCCGACGTAGTGGGTGCCGTGGACGAACGCGTCCCGGATCACGTCGCGGGCTGCTTCGATGAGCTGCTCGTCGTCGCTGGTGAGTGTGCCTGTCATGTTACTGGGTTCGCGTGCCGCCTTCGCTCGCGGTGACGCCGTTCTCCTCGAGGTCCGCGATCTCGTCGTCGTCGTAACCGAGTTCCGCGAGAACTTCCTCGGTCTGTTCGCCGGGCACCGGAGGGTCGCTGAACTCCACGTCTGCGTTCGACATGGAGACGGGGACGCCGGTCGTCTCGAACGTCCCGACGCCGGGGTACTCCAGTTCGATGATCATGTCGTTGTGCCGGACCTGGGGGTGGTCCGCGGCGTCCTGGTAGTCGTTGACCTCTGCTATCCACGCCCCGGCGTCGAGCAGACGGTCCATGAGTTCGTCGGTCGGCACCGACCGCGTCTCTGCTTCGAGCTGTTCTTTGACCTCGTCGCGGTGCTCGTACACCTCCCGGCCGTCGCTGTAGTCACAGAGCGGCTCGACGCCCAGTTCGTCCGCGATGCTCGGCAGGTTCGCGAACGAGAGCGCCACGTGGCCGTCCGCGGTCTCGTAGACGCCGTAGGGTGCGCCCGAGTAGACGTGGCCGATGCCCGACTCGCTGCGCTCGGCCTCGACGTCCATGTTGACGGCGCTCGTGATCTCCTGGGTCTGGAAGTCGATGCCGGCGTTGAGGAGGTTCGTCTCTATCTTCTGCCCCTGGCCGGTCATCTCTCGCTGGAACAACGCGACGACGGTGTGGAGCGCGATGGTGTTCGCGGAGTGGGCGTCGCAGATGAACGAGCCGGCGGGCGTCGGTGGGTCCTGCTTCCGGCCCGTGTTCTGGACGAGTCCGCTCATCGCTTGCGCGAGGATGTCCTGGCCGGGCCGTTCCGCGTACGGGCCGTCCGCCCCGAACCCGGACGCCGACACGTAGACGATGTTCTCGTTGACGTCGCGGACGTCCTCGTACCCGAGACCGAACTTCTCCATGACACCCGGGCGGAAGTTCTCGACGAGCGCGTCTGCTTCCCCGATGATCTCCTCGGCGACCTGCCTGCCCTCGTCGGACTTGAGGTCGAGGGTGATCGAGCGCTTGTTGCGGTTCATCGCGAGGAAGTACGGGCTGACGTCCTCGAGGAGTTCCCCCTCGATGGGCGCGGTCCGGACGAGCTCCCCGCCCGCTGGCTCGATCTTGATCACGTCGGCGCCCATGTCCCCGAGCTTCTGGGTGGCCCACCCACCCTGTTGCATCTGGCTGAAGTCGGCGATAGTCACGTCTTCGAGTGGTGCTGGCATACACCACGGAAAATGCTGACCGAGGGTTTAGTTCCACCGATGAATCCGGTGGACGCCGGATTTCGAACATCAGGTGGTGGTCCAGATTGGTGAGTGTGGAGCCGGTCGGGATGGCCAAAGGGCACAGACTCTCGGTGGCGCGACCGGCCAGTCAGGGGGCCGCCGCCGCGGCCAGCAGGAACCACCCCTGCCCGTGGAGCGTGACACCGGCGGGCGCCTTCGGCCCACCTGGAACTTTCGCCACCCGACGGACCCGACCCCGGCTGTCTACGACGCCCTCACACACCTCCATCGCCTGCCGCGCCGGTGGGACGTACGTCTCCGGGTCGAGGACACCTAAGTCGACTCCGCGTCCGAAGGCGTACGTGGCCATCAGCGTACCGGACGTCTCCAGCCACGACGTCCGGTCGTCGACGATGTTGTGCCAGAAGCCGCTGGCGTCCTGGTAGGGCCGCATCGCGGCCGCGAGGGCTTCGAACTGCTCGACGAGGTCCTCGCGGGCGGCGTGGTCGGCCGGGAGCACTGCGAGAACGTCCGCGAGCGCGGCCAGCACCCAGCCGTTTCCGCGAGCCCAGAACGTGCTCTGCACGAAGCTGTCGGGCTCTGCTGCCCAGTTGTGCCGGTAGAGTCCGGTCTCCGGGTCACGGAGGCGGTCCCGGCACGCGTGGAACTGCGCGACCGCGTCGTCGACGGCATCGGGGTCGTCCGCGAGCACGCCGTAGCGCGCGAGGAACGGGGCGGCCATGTACAGCATGTCCACCCACAGCTCCTGAGCTTCCCGGCGCTGCGGGATGCCGACCCCAGCTACGCGTTCGACCCGCTGGAGGAACTCGTACTGCTTGCGCGCGGCGTCGAGGTAGTAGTCGTCACCCGTGCGATCGTAGAACTCGAGGACCCCGTGCCCCGGGATGAGCGGGTCCGCGATGGACGTGTACCCGAGGCGGTCCTGTTCACCCCAGTCGACGTCCCAGTCGAGGTGTTTCGTGTGGAGCGACCCATACGCGAACTGTCCCTCGCCCGTCTGGGTCTCGATGGATCGCTCGACGTGGTGTTTCGCATCCGCAACGCGTACCCCACACGCGAGTAGGCCGTTCACGAGCACCCCCTTCTCCCAGTCGTGGTCCGCTACGTCCATGCCGAGGAACGGCTGGTCGTCGTGGTGGGCGAGCGAGTAGTCGGCGACGCGGTCGACCAGTTCGGACAGTGGTGCGCGAGCCACTCGGCTCACTCCGGTGGCGGCCCCTCGAGCCGTTCGATGAGTTCGATGGCGTGCCCGTCCGGGTCCTCGACGAACGTGATGACGTTCCGGTGTGTCTCGAACGGCGTCGTCTTCGGGGGCAGAATCACGTGACAGTCGGTCCGTTCGACGAGTTCCTCGAAGACACCGTGCAGGTCTTCCTCGACCAGCAAGCAGACCGAGTGGTCGGTGTGGATGGTGTCACTGCCGCCGCCTGCCACGGGTTCGTCGTTCGAGGGGTCCTCGAAGATGTGGATGTCGGAGCCAGTCTCGGGCCCGAGGTAGACGTGCTCCACGCCGTCCTCCTCGAACCCCCACTTCTCCTCGAACCCGAGTCCGTCCAGGTAGAACTCCTTCGAACGGTCCAGATCCGTCACTCTGAACGCCGTGTGGATCAACTCCATGCTCCCGAATCGGAGCAAAGGTGCATAAGCGTACTCCCGGCGCACAACCCGGATGTGGTGGTCAGCTGCTGGAGCCGCCGCGTGTCGACGGGGGTCCCGACCACTGATCGTGCCGCCAGACTCGGTTTACAGGTTCGACGCCCCGAGGCCGCCGTCGACGGGTATCGCGACGCCGTTGATGAAACTCGACCGCTCCGAGGAGAGGTACGCGACGGCGTCCCCGAGTTCCATCGGGTCGCCGATGCGCCCGAGCGGGATGGGCGCGCCTCGCTCCTCGAGGCCCTGTTCGTAGGACTCGTACTCGCCGCGCTCGACGCCCTGTTCGATGAGCTCGACCGTCCGGTCGGTCTCGTGGGGCGCTGGGAGAACAGCGTTGGCGCGGATTTCGGGCGCCAGTTCTTTCGAGAGTGTCTTCTCCAGTCCCACGACACCCATGCGGACGGCGTTCGACAGTACGAGCGACGGGATCGCCTCTTTGACGCTGCGTGATGCGATGGTGACGATGGTGCCGCCGTCGCCCTCCTGGAGGTGCTCGGCGGACTCGCGGACGAGTCGAACGACGCTCATGACGAGCAGGTCGTAGGCGTCGTACCACTCCTCGTCGGTCGTCTCCAGAAACGGCCCGCTCGGCGGCCCACCCGCGTTCGTCACGAGGTGGTCGAGGCCGCCGAACTCCTCGACGGTCCGGTCCACGAGCGTGGTTATGGCGTCCGCGTCGGTTAGGTCGGCGGCGTGCCCGACGACGTCACCCTCGGCGACCTCCCGGACCTCCTCGACCGCGTCCTGGAGGCGGTCTTCGTCACGGCCGTTGAGTACGACGTTCGCCCCCTCCTCGGCGAGGCGGGTCGCCGCCGCCTTCCCGAGTCCGCTACTGGACGCCGTTACGAGTGCACTATCGCCCTCGATTTCCAAATCCATGGCTGCTTACTACCTCTCCGAGCGGATTCTTAAGGGTACCGCATACGCGGTACACGGGCAAGGCAGAGAGACGAAAGACACGACCCTCGTACTTGTCCAGAACTGCTGACGTGTCCCAGCGGGCCTCCAGTGAGCCGTCGACGACCAGGAACGCTGGACCGGGGAAGGTGTCGGTTCCAGGGTCGACAATTCGCGACCCGATATGATGTATTATCAATATTGGATAATACTAAATGCACTGTTAATTCTCCCGGATCTGGTTTGATAGGTCGCTCGGGCTACCCGAACTTGCGTCGCAGCTGGGTGGGCTCGATCTGGGTGGATCGCTGGTCCAGTCGCACCCCGTTACGACCTCTGGGATGGGCAAAAAAGGCTAACAAACTGGCGTCACCAGGGGTATTTAATGGGTGATTGGAGGGTCAAACTGGGGATTAGTTAACAAAACGAAACAACACGTCTCTGGCGCTCATCGAAATCGACAGACGCTACCGGTTACTGTGTGGCGAAGTCGATACCAGTCTAGATCAACCTCCGGAAGTGTAGAATAGTCTCCGATGGCCACTAGAAATACCTCGGTATACTTACTATCTTTACTTACTATCTGATTTTCTACCAGAGATGGGTTCGGTCCCGGGCCACCTGTGGCGAGCGGTGGCGTCTCCACAGGTGAGCAACCAGCCGATGTGCCGAACACCTGACAACCCCCGAGAAACGTAGTTAGTCGAGGCTGTTCACGGATGGCCTGCACGGGAACGGGGTTCGTGTCAGTCAACCGGTTGAAGAGCGGTCACGCTGCCGAGCACGATTCAGTCGGCCCTACCGACCCGCGATGCACCATTCCGGGGGTAAGCTCGGGGAAGATGTTCGGGGGAAGGACTTCTCCGGCGCGCTCCGTCGGTCCGCCTGCGTTGCCGGCACACTCCCCGACCGCCGCGGACGACGTGGTGTCACCCGTCCGCCGGCAGGACGCCCCACGCGACCGTCGTCGGTCCAGACACGACGTGGCCAACGTTCGTCTCGTCGCCGACGGTCACCGGGGCACCGCCGGCTAGCGCAGTCGCTCGTGGTCGTGCTCGAACACCTGCCCCGAACAGACACCGCGACCCGGCGACCATCCTTGCGTTTTTGCCGCCGTCCCACCTACACCGTAGCGTGCGAACCGTCACCGACCCCGACCCGGAGACCGCCGCGGCGTTCGTCGCCGACGCCAGCAGCGACGGGCTCGCGGTCTCGCTGGTCGGGCGCTGTGCCACGACGTTCGAGGGGCGGGCGGAGCGGGCGCTGCCGGCTGGCGTCCGGCAGCTGCTGTACAAGCCCGACGACACGGTCCTCGTCCACGGCGCGTCGGGCCGCGACCCCGTCGCGTGGTCGTCGGGCGGCGGCGTGACCGCGAGCGTTGTCGACGACGCCCTCGAACTCCACTGCGGCGAGGCCGACGGCGCGGACACGCTGACGGTGCGCTTCCAGTCCGTCCGGCACGCCGCGGCGTTCGCCCCGACGAGCGTAGCGGGCGACGTCTCCGGCACGGAGGCCGACCTCAAGGAGCGCGTGCTGTCGAACCCGGACCTCGTCGAGGCGGGGTTCCGGCCGCTCGCCACGGAGCGCGAGACGCCCGCGGGCCCCGTCGACGTCTACGGCCGCGACGCGAACGGCGCGGTGGTCGCCGTCGAACTGAAGGCGCGGCAGGCCGGTCCGTCGGCGGCCTCCCAGCTGGAGCGGTACGTGACGGCGCTCCGCCGGGACCTCCACGCCGACGCCGAGGTGCGTGGCGTCCTGGTCGCGCCCGAGGTCACGGAGAAGACCCGCCGCCTGCTCGCGGAGAGCGGGCTCGACTTCTCGCCCGTCGAGTAGCTACTCCAGGTCGCGCCGGAGCTCGTTGAGCACGTTCAGCGCCTCGATCGGCGTCAGTTCCGCGACGTTCACGTCCCGGAGTTTCGCCGCCAGGCCGGCGTCCGTGCCGGTGCTCTCGTCCGCTCCCTCGTCCGCGCTCCCGTCGCGTGTCCGTTCGCCAGCGTCCGCCGCGACGACGGACTCGTCGAGGAACGTGCGGGCGCGCTCGACCACCTCGTCGGGGACCCCCGCGGTCCGCGCGACTTCGACGCCGTAGGAGGCGGTCGCCGCGCCCTCCCGGACCTCGTGCTGGAAGGTCACGCCCTCGTCGGTGCGCGTCGCCCCGAAGTGGAGGTTGACGGCGTCGGCGAGGCGCTCGGCGTCCGCGGTGAGTTCGTGGTGGTGGGTGGCGAACAGCGTCGTCGCGCCGAGTTCGTCGTGGACGTACTCCGTGACGGCGCGCGCGATGGCGAGACCGTCCGTCGTCGACGTGCCGCGGCCCACCTCGTCGAGCAGCACGAGTGAGTCCTCCGTGGCCGCCCGGAGGATGGACGCGAGCTCCGTCATCTCGACCATGAACGTCGAGCGCCCGCCAGCGATGTCGTCGCTCGCGCCGACCCGCGTGAAGATGCGGTCGACGAGCCGGAGTCGGGCGTTGGCGGCGGGCACGAAACTGCCGGCCTGCGCCAGCAGGACGACAAGCGCGACCTGGCGCATGTACGTCGACTTCCCGCTCATATTCGGCCCCGTGACCACCGCGACGCGCTCGTCGGGCGTGAGTCGGCTGTCGTTGGGCACGAAGCCCGACTCCGTCCGCTCGACGACGGGGTGGCGCCCGCCCTCGACGCGGATGCCGTCGCCGCCCATCGTGGGGCGCGCGTAGTCGTGGGCCGCGGCGACCGACGCGAAGGATGCGAGGGCGTCCAGCGCTGCGAGCGCCGCCGCCACCGCCTGCATCCGCTCGGCCTCGCGGGCGACCCTGTCACGGACCTCGGTGAACAGCTCGTACTCGAGGTCCTGGGCGCGTTGCTCGGCGCGCACGATGTCGTCCTCGCGTTCCTTCAACTCCGGCGTGACGTAGCGCTCGGCGTTCTTCAGGGTCTGTCGGCGCTGGTACTGCTCGGGCACCGCCTCGCTGTTCGCGTGCGTCACCTCGATGTAGTAGCCGTGGACCGCGTTGTGCCCGACCTTCAGCGAATCCACGCCCGTGCGCTCGCGCTCCTCGGCCTCCAGGTCGTCGATCCACTGCTTGCCCGAGCGCTCTGTCTCCCGGAGGCCGTCGAGGGTCTCGTCGTAGCCGTCCCGGACGACCCCGCCCTCGGTGAGTTCCTGTGGCGGGTCCGGCACGATGGCGCGGTCGAGCAGGTTCCGAATCTCCGGCAGATCGTCGAGTTCGGCGCGCAACTCCCGGAGTTTCCCGCAGTCGGCGTCCGCGAGCAGCGAGCGCACCTCCGGCACCACGTCGAGGGTGGCCTTCAGCGAGCGCAGGTCGCGGGCGTTCGCCCGGCCCCGGGACACCCGCGAGACGAGGCGCTCGATGTCGTAGACGTCCCGGAGGTGTTCGTGGAGTTCCTCGCGGGTCATCGGGTCGGCGACGAGTTCACCGACGGCGTCGTGGCGCGCCTCGATGGCCTCGCGGTCGGTGAGCGGGCGGCGGAGCCAGTCGGTCAGCGCGCGCCGCCCGAGCGCACAGGCGGTCTCGTCGAGTACGTCCACGAGCGCGGTGCCCTCGGCGCCGTGGACGCTGCGCTGTTCGAACACCTCGAGGCTGCGCAGCGCCACGGCATCCAGCTGGAGGTACTCCCGGGGGTCGTAGCGCGTGAGGTGGTTGAGGTAGTCGAGTCGCTGGTGCCCCTCGCCCCCGCGCGTGTACTCGGCGTACGCGAGCAGCGCGCCGCAGGCCCGCACCTCCGCGTCGGCGGCGAGGGCGTCCGCGCTCCCGAAGTACGACGCCACGCGTTCCGTGGCCGCGTCGAGGTCGAACGCCGCGTCGTCGTACTCCGCGAGGAAGGTGTCGCCGTCGAAGCGGCCCGCGTCGACGGCCGGACCGGCGACGAGCTCGGCGGGCGCGAACCGCCCCAGTTCGTCACGCACCCTGGCCGCCTCGGGGAGACTCGTGGCGTAGAAGTCGCCCGTTGAGACGTCGAGCAGCGCGAGGCCGAAGCGGCCGCTCTCGGACTGGGACAGCGCCGCGACGAAGTTGTTGTCGTCGCCCGCGAGCAGTTCGTCCTCCGTGAGCGTCCCCGGGGTCACGATGCGTGTGACGGCCCGATCGACGACGCCAGTCACCTCCTCGGGGTCCTCTACCTGGTCGGCGACGGCGACCCGGTAGCCCGCGTCGAGCAGGTCGTCGATGTACGGTTCGGCGTTGTCGATGGGGACGCCCGCCATCGGGTAGCGGCCCGTCGAGTCCTCGCGAGCAGTCAGCGTGATCTCGCAGATGCGGGCGGCCGCCTCGGCGGCGTCGCAGAACAGTTCGTAGAAGTCGCCCACCTGAAAGAGTACGAGCGCGTCCTCGTAGCGCCGCGTGAGCTCGAAGTACTGGCTCATCATCGGCGTGAGGTCGCCCTCGCTCTCGGCCATCTGGTCGGGTGGCCCCAGCGCCGCGTCCATGCAGGAGGGCAACGGGGTGGCGGCTGTTATGCTCGTCGGTTGGGACGGAATCGGGTCCGCAGCGGGTGTCCAGCGGGGTCGTCTTTCACCGGGGGTTTTTGGGTTCGCAGGCGCTAGGCCCTCCCCGAATGGCGGACGTCGTCGACAGCGTCGAACGTCGCGCCGAGAACGTCTTCCGGCTACTCGGGCTCGACCGGATCGCCGCCCCGGCGCGGGCGGTCCGCGCTGTCGAGTTCGGCGTCGTCGGCACCACTGGCGCCGTCGTGAACGCCGTCGTCTTCGTCCTCGTACCGGTGGCCTACCTCCTCGCCGGTGCGCTGGCGTTCGCGGGCGGCACCGCCTGGACGTTCGTTCTCAACTGGGTCGTCACGTACGACCGCCCGGGCCACGACCTCCACCGCGCTGCTGCCCGGTACGCGTCCGTCTACGGCCTCGGGTTCGTCGTCTACTCGGTCGCGCTCGCGGTCGGCGTCGAGGTCCTCCACCTGGCCGCGTTCACGGCCAACGTCGGGGCCATCGCCGTCGCCGGCACCGTGAACTTCGCCGGTAGCGAGCTGTTCGCGCTCGGCGAGTGACCCCGTCGGTCACCGTCCGTCCCGGTAGCACGGACCGCGGAAGCCTTTACCCCCGGGTGTCACAGTCGGAGATATGCGACTGGAGGAGTACTGGGGTGTCGGCCCGAAGACGGCCGAACGCCTCGAGACCGAACTCGGGGTGCCGGCGGCCGTCGACGCCATCGAGAGCGCGGACGTGCGGGCGCTCGTCGAGGCCGGCATCTCTCGCGGCCGCGCCACCCGCATCCTGCGGCGCGCGAACGGCGGCGAGGGGATGGAGAAACTCGCCACCGACGACACCCGGGCCGTCTACAAGGAACTCGTCTCGCTGGCCGCGACGTACGCGGTGACCCGGCACGCGGGCGACCGCATCCGCGTGCTCACGCCGCTCACCGACCGCGCGGCGATGAGCGAGCGCCTCGACGCCGTCGAGGCCGCCCTGGAGACGTGGCGCGGCCTCGACGGCGAACGCCGCCGGGCCGTCCTCGACGTCTTCGAATCGCACGACGGTGACAGCCGACGGGCGGCCGTCGAAACGGCGCTAGCGCTCGACGACGTGGGCGTCTCCGGGGGCGTCTTCGCGTCCGTCGTCGGCCTCGACAGGGACCGACTGGAGG
Encoded proteins:
- a CDS encoding aldehyde dehydrogenase, which translates into the protein MSSQHRNFIDGDWVESNSGETFENRNPADTKEVIGEYQQSTAEDAEAAIEAANEAADEWAAMPGPERGRILRKAGEILADRKEELTQTLSHEVGKTTSEAGGEVQRSIDIYAYYAAKASDFGGTVKESSSPTTHLYSQSEPVGVAGLITPWNFPIAIASWKMAPALAAGNTVVLKPASLAPGIIRELVEALEDAGIPDGVVNFVTGPGRSVGATVSSSPDVDAVSFTGSHSVGEKVRKQAVDDGKRVQLEMGGKNPTVVMPSADVDEAVDIVAGGCFGVTGEACTATSKAIVHEDVYEEFVEKMVDHVESIEVGPGLEDYDMGPHISESELDSTLDYVEIGQQEGATLETGGNRVTGDGYDDGYFVEPAVFSDVTNDMRIAQEEIFGPVLAIIPVSGFEDALKQANDVRYGLAAGLVTQDLTEAHEFANRAEAGIVKINEKTTGLELHVPFGGFKDSSSETYREQGDAGLDFYSISRTVYMNY
- a CDS encoding L-carnitine dehydratase yields the protein MPAPLEDVTIADFSQMQQGGWATQKLGDMGADVIKIEPAGGELVRTAPIEGELLEDVSPYFLAMNRNKRSITLDLKSDEGRQVAEEIIGEADALVENFRPGVMEKFGLGYEDVRDVNENIVYVSASGFGADGPYAERPGQDILAQAMSGLVQNTGRKQDPPTPAGSFICDAHSANTIALHTVVALFQREMTGQGQKIETNLLNAGIDFQTQEITSAVNMDVEAERSESGIGHVYSGAPYGVYETADGHVALSFANLPSIADELGVEPLCDYSDGREVYEHRDEVKEQLEAETRSVPTDELMDRLLDAGAWIAEVNDYQDAADHPQVRHNDMIIELEYPGVGTFETTGVPVSMSNADVEFSDPPVPGEQTEEVLAELGYDDDEIADLEENGVTASEGGTRTQ
- a CDS encoding glycosyl hydrolase → MSRVARAPLSELVDRVADYSLAHHDDQPFLGMDVADHDWEKGVLVNGLLACGVRVADAKHHVERSIETQTGEGQFAYGSLHTKHLDWDVDWGEQDRLGYTSIADPLIPGHGVLEFYDRTGDDYYLDAARKQYEFLQRVERVAGVGIPQRREAQELWVDMLYMAAPFLARYGVLADDPDAVDDAVAQFHACRDRLRDPETGLYRHNWAAEPDSFVQSTFWARGNGWVLAALADVLAVLPADHAAREDLVEQFEALAAAMRPYQDASGFWHNIVDDRTSWLETSGTLMATYAFGRGVDLGVLDPETYVPPARQAMEVCEGVVDSRGRVRRVAKVPGGPKAPAGVTLHGQGWFLLAAAAAP
- a CDS encoding glyoxalase, with protein sequence MELIHTAFRVTDLDRSKEFYLDGLGFEEKWGFEEDGVEHVYLGPETGSDIHIFEDPSNDEPVAGGGSDTIHTDHSVCLLVEEDLHGVFEELVERTDCHVILPPKTTPFETHRNVITFVEDPDGHAIELIERLEGPPPE
- a CDS encoding oxidoreductase translates to MDLEIEGDSALVTASSSGLGKAAATRLAEEGANVVLNGRDEDRLQDAVEEVREVAEGDVVGHAADLTDADAITTLVDRTVEEFGGLDHLVTNAGGPPSGPFLETTDEEWYDAYDLLVMSVVRLVRESAEHLQEGDGGTIVTIASRSVKEAIPSLVLSNAVRMGVVGLEKTLSKELAPEIRANAVLPAPHETDRTVELIEQGVERGEYESYEQGLEERGAPIPLGRIGDPMELGDAVAYLSSERSSFINGVAIPVDGGLGASNL
- a CDS encoding endonuclease encodes the protein MRTVTDPDPETAAAFVADASSDGLAVSLVGRCATTFEGRAERALPAGVRQLLYKPDDTVLVHGASGRDPVAWSSGGGVTASVVDDALELHCGEADGADTLTVRFQSVRHAAAFAPTSVAGDVSGTEADLKERVLSNPDLVEAGFRPLATERETPAGPVDVYGRDANGAVVAVELKARQAGPSAASQLERYVTALRRDLHADAEVRGVLVAPEVTEKTRRLLAESGLDFSPVE